GAGTCGCGGATCGGCCGCCCGGCCGTGCTGGAGCAGGTCGTCAACGACATGATCCCCACCCGTTACGGCCAGGCCGTGGACGAGCACGACCTCAAGGTCCTGGCGCAGCCGGAGATCGAGGTCACCAAGCTCGAGGACGGTGAGCTCGTCGAGTTCACCGCCGAGGTGGACGTGCGCCCGGAGATCACCCTCCCGACCTACTCGGACCTGTCGGTGACCGTCGAGGCGCCCGCGACGGACGAGGCGGCGGTGGAGACCGAGCTCGACAACCTCCGTGCCCGCTTCGGCACCCTCAAGGGCGTCGAGCGCGGTGCCCAGAAGGGCGACTTCCTCTCCGTGGACCTCGCCGCCACCGTCGACGGTGAGCCCGTCGACGAGGCCTCGACCGAGGGCCTGTCCTACGAGCTCGGCTCGGGCACCCTCGTCGAGGGTCTCGACGACGCGGCCGAGGGCCTCAAGGCCGGCGAGTCCAAGGAGTTCACCTCCTCCCTGGTCGCGGGTGACCACGCGGGCAAGGAGGCCGTCATCACGGTGACCGTCCAGTCCGTCAAGGAGCGCGAGCTCCCCGACGCCGACGACGAGTTCGCGCAGATGGCCAGCGAGTTCGACACCCTGGACGAGCTCAAGGCCGACCTCACGGAGAAGGTGGCGCAGCAGGCCAAGGCCGGCCTCGCGGGCGAGATCCGCGACAAGGTCCTGGACGCGCTGATCGAGGCCACCGACATCCCGACCCCCGAGTCCCTGGTCGAGTCCGAGGCGCACGCGCAGATGCACCAGCTCATCGACCAGTTCGGTGGCGACCCGGCGATCCTCGACCAGGCGCTGGCCGCCGAGGGCACCGACCGCGAGACCTTCGAGGCCGAGACCCGCGAGGGCGCCGCCCGCGCCATCCGCAGCCAGCTCCTGCTGGACGCCGTGGCCGAGGACGCCTCGACCGAGGTCTCGCAGGAGGAGCTCACGCAGCACATCATGTTCCAGGCCCAGCGCTACGGCATGGACCCGAACCAGTTCGTGCAGCAGATCCAGCAGGCCGGCCAGCTCGGTTCGCTGTTCTCCGATGTGCGCCGCTCCAAGGCCCTGGCCGACGTGATCGTCCAGGCCACCGTGACGGACACCGAGGGGAACACGGTCGACACCACCGAGTTCTTCGGCTCGCGTGAGGACCAGGGCGCCGAAGGCTCGGACTCCGCCGAGGCCGCCGATTCGGCCGAGGTCGAGGCCGGCACCGCGGACGAGAAGGACACCGACGCCTGACCGTCGCCACCCGATAGACCCCCCGGAACCGGGGACCGCCTCGCGGTGGTC
This Dietzia psychralcaliphila DNA region includes the following protein-coding sequences:
- the tig gene encoding trigger factor, translating into MKSTVEQLNPTRVKVTVEVPFAELEPDFAKAYKSLAGQVNIAGFRPGKAPAKLLESRIGRPAVLEQVVNDMIPTRYGQAVDEHDLKVLAQPEIEVTKLEDGELVEFTAEVDVRPEITLPTYSDLSVTVEAPATDEAAVETELDNLRARFGTLKGVERGAQKGDFLSVDLAATVDGEPVDEASTEGLSYELGSGTLVEGLDDAAEGLKAGESKEFTSSLVAGDHAGKEAVITVTVQSVKERELPDADDEFAQMASEFDTLDELKADLTEKVAQQAKAGLAGEIRDKVLDALIEATDIPTPESLVESEAHAQMHQLIDQFGGDPAILDQALAAEGTDRETFEAETREGAARAIRSQLLLDAVAEDASTEVSQEELTQHIMFQAQRYGMDPNQFVQQIQQAGQLGSLFSDVRRSKALADVIVQATVTDTEGNTVDTTEFFGSREDQGAEGSDSAEAADSAEVEAGTADEKDTDA